The DNA region AGAAAAGATTCCCAGGATGTTACTGGCACCAGAGTGTTAGAGGGAGAGACTAGGTAGACTGGGACTATTTCCCAAAGAGCATAGAGGAGGGGTAACCTTATCGGATAGTACTAGaaaacaggaacaggtccttcagcccataatgtctgtgccaagttaaagtaatcccTTCTGCAGTGACTTACAAAATTGTGTGGGGTGTAGACAAGACGAATAGTCGTGATTTTTTCCCCCAGTataagggagtctaaaactacaGGCTACAGTTTTCGgtggaagggaaagatttaaaggggatctgaggatcAGCTTttccccacagagggtggtgggcacatagaacaagttgctggaggaagtagttgaggcaggtacaatacaacatgtaataaacatttggacaggcaagaCCATAAGATGTaggaggattaggccattcggcccatcgagtctgctctgccattcgatcatgactgatctatctttcctcctcaaccccattctcctgccttctccccatggataggaaaggttgagagggatgtgggccaaaggggatcagcttagatggggcatgttgatcggcatggacaagttgggtgaaggaccttttcctgtgctgtgtgactcaatgactcctaCCTGCCTGGTTTTGGCCGAGGTTTCGATGTAAGGAATGCCGTAGCTCCGGGCCAGGTCCTGTGCTTGCCGTGTCTCCACTGTCCGGGACGGTAGGTCACACTTGTTCCCCACTAAAACCATCGGAACGTCATCTGAATCCTTCACCCGTTTGATCTGCTCCCTGCAGGACCAAGGAGAGTATGAGCACCTTCCCAATACATTGGCATCAAGGGATGCCACAATACCAACTTCAATCCCCACCGCTGATAGGCACagggaggccctttggcccattgaggccCTGTTGGctttagcatagtttagtttattgtcacatgtaccgaggtacagtgatcagttcacttcagtttattgtcacatgtagaggtacagtgaaaagcttttgttgcctgctaatcagtcagcagaaagacaatgcataattacaatcaagccatttacagtgtatatatagatacatgataagagaatacgtTTAGTGAGAAGATCACAATTAAAGTAAGAAATATAGCTAGGAGTAGaaatttaaaagtgtggagcaattgtaatatgtgattgtagatctgcttcagtggctagcacgcaaatagtcgcctgtgttgggcgccatcttggaaaatattttgttgcgtgctaaccagtcagcggaaagacaatacatgattacaatcgagccatccacagtgtatagatacacgataaagggaataatgtgaataggatgtggtgcaagataaagtctgatcaaagatagtccaagggtctccaatggggtagatagaagcttaggacagctctctagttgttggtaggatggtgcagttgataacagcagggaagaaactgtccgaaTCTGGATGTTTGCACTTTCACActtcggccactccctcttctccccagttCCATCagtcaaaatgtatagaagtgtgaaaacacatacacaAAAGCCTGGTAATCACAGGTGTGGGAGCACAGCATTAGCGGGAGGGACATTATTGGTGTCTTAGGCAGTATCAACATACAGAGAGACCTCCGAGTACAAGTCCAACGATCCTTGTAGATGGCAATacaggtacaatacaatacatctttattgtcattgtacaaggggtAGATAATGTGGTTGGAAAAGCTTATGGgatgctggccttcattagttGGAGATTTGAATAGAGGAGGAAGGTTATGCATTAACTATAAAACACTATAAAGTAGACTTCAGCTGGAGTATGGTGCGCAGTTCTGGGAACCAAAGTACAAGGTGGATGTGACAGTGCAGCGATTCACCAGAATATCATCTCggatggagcattttggttgtGATGAGAAGCTGGAGAGGTGGGGTCTGTTTGCCATCAAGAGTAGGTGGTTTAAGAGGCACGTGATTGAGGTATAAAaggttatgagaggtatagacaggGTAGAGAGCAGGAAACATTTCCCCGCAATCAGAGGTAGGTTTAGGATAAGGGGGATTCAGAGGGGATCCAGGGGGACCATCAGCTCCAGAGTGGCAAGTAGCTGGTACACCCCACCAgggagagtggtggaagcagagttgcCGATAACAGCTAATAAATGTCTAGAAGAGCATTTGAATCATTTCCTTGCTGTTCGACATTCTGACTCtgaataaattcataagttctaggagcagaattaggccattgggcccatcaagtcgactctgccattcaatcagggctgatctatctttccctctcaaccccattctcctgccaattGTAAGCTTTCTGTACAGAAACATTGCACGTTATTGAAGGGGCTGCGTGCGGGGTGGTCTGCTTGTCGTACACCTCTCAGCACGGGGGGTGAGCCAGGGTCTGTGGACAAGGACCAGCACCGACCTGTACTGGTGGATGTCTTCAAAAGACTTGGTGTTATTGATGGCGAAGACACACAGGAAGCCCTCCCCGGTCCGCATGTACTGGTCTCGCATGGCGCTGTACTCCTCTTGGCCAGCCGTGTCGAGGATGTCCAGCAAACACGTCTCCCCGTCGATGACCACCTGCTTCCTGTACGAGTCCTGtgggttcataagatcatgagtgataggagcagaattaggccattcggcccatcaggtctactccgccattcaatcatggctgatctatctttccctcttaaccccgttctcctgcccacactaatcaagaatctatctatctctgccttgaaaatgtccattgacttggcctctttatcccagggtaggggaatcaagaactagattgcatgtttaaggtgagaggagaaagatttaacaggaagctgagctttaaaaaaacccaatgtcttagcctccacagccagcggtggcaatgaattccacagatttcaagGTTagctttttgtcacatgtaccaattatggtacagtgaaattcgatttaccatgcagccatactaaaaaaaagaaacaaggcacacaactacatcaaagttaacataaacatccaccacagcggattcgccatattcctcactgtgatggaaggcaataaagtctattcTTCCTTTTTATTTACAACccactgacaaaagaaattcctcctcatctccttcctaatggaatgtcctttaattctgaggctgtgccctctagtcctagattctcccactagtagctacatcctcctcacatccattctatccaggcctttcactatttggttggAACAGACACTGCCAGAGGGAATAGACCCCGTGCTCTCTCCTCCCTCTGTGGATCCTGCCCACCTTAACCCAGCAGCACAAACCTTGCCTTCAACACCAATAATCCCCTCTGTAGATTTTCATGGAATTTTAAACAAATTTAGAGCCAAAAAGGAAACAGTTTACAATTAGGAAAACTTATTTGacaccaaaaaatgtgtgttccaagaTAAACTGGAATTAATGACGACAcaaagcagcagtagagttgctgctttacagcatcagagacctgggttcaatcctgactatgagtgctctctgaacggagcttgcacgttctccctgtgaccaagtgggttttcctgggtgctctggtttcctccaaagacgtgcaggttctgtATTTGGCTTAAattgtctgtaaattgtccctagtgtgtaggatggaactagcgtATGGGTGAATGCTGGTtgcagtggactcggtgggctgaagggcctgtttccatgctgtatctctaaactaaacaagacactgcagatgctggaatctgaagcaaaacaagtgctggaggaactcagcaagtcaggcagcatctgtggagggaatggataggcaacgctctgggttgggacccttcgtcagactcggaTGGAATAATTGAGGCAAGAGTGACCAGGAGTTCCACACCgcagctagcaccatcatttctggatgtggggaggacatttccactagtgggggagtctagggactaaaggtcagagcctcaaaattaaaggatgttcttttaggaaggagatgaggaggatatttctttggtcagagggtggtgaatctgtggaattcttcgccacagaaggctgtggaggccaagtcagtggatatttttaaggcagagatacacaggttcttgattagtacgggtgtcagaggttatggggagtaggcagaatggggttaggaggaagaaatagatcagccatgattgaatggcaaagtaaacgatgggccgaatggtctaattctgctcctatcacatgatttcTATGCACTACTAGCATCATGAAAGTTATCCAGTCACCCCAGGTCTACATAGTGCCTCAGACACTTCCTGCATCCCCTCCCACcttttctgcaacttaaaacacatTTAATTTCTAACTCAATAAGGGTTATCAACCTAAACCTTGAACCATTtccctctccacaaatgctgctcgacccactgagtcattcTATCCAATAATCCTATTTCAATTGCCAGCATCGGCAGGCTTTGATCTCCGTAGGCTGACCCCAGCTTCGACTGATCGTCACTGACCCGACACCCAAGGGGGACGGTCGGAGACCCGGTACGGGGGGATGTGGATGGAGGTCGGGCGTCCCGCCCACAGTTGGGGAGGGGAAGCCGAAGGGGCCAGCGCCCCAGTCGCAGTTCTCGGCGTACGCACGGCCGCGCCCTACCTCGATCGTGGGGTCGTATTCATCCACAAAGTGGTTCTGTATGAGTTGGATGGTCAAGGCGCTCTTGCCTACACCTCCTGCTcccaccaccaccagcttgtACTCCGTCATCTTCCGGATCAGTCGCCGCCTGCAATCCGAGCAGCAAGAGTTCAGTGTCcgcccctctctctgcctcaccGAGGCCTGGTTGGAGCCAGACCAGAGgcctcttcccttcctccccctccctcgctcccttcccctcccccccccctcaccaacgTCCACACATGCACCATAAAACACATCCTATACGGACACACCACaggttgggaacagctctgcccaagaccacattgAATTGCAAAGAGTTGTTAACGATCACGGGCCACTTATgtacccatccccaccctcctccgTCAGCCCAGACCCACACAacacacccctcccacagcagAGATCAACGGACCAGGAGCTAACAGAGTGGTCCCCGAACCACGGTTTAAACAAAACACCGGGGATGGGGGTGAATATTTCACGGCAATGGAACTTTCTTCCTTCATAGAcgttgcctggcttgctgagtgctTCCATTTTACATCAGATTTCTGTGATCTGCAGGATTTCCTGTTGGAGCCATttgacacacaacacacacagacgCATCCAGGTAGATGTGCACACCGCCTAGTTTCTTTATGAGTCGGTTACTTTTAGACAAGTGAAGTGGAATTCAAAAGGCAAGTCCCTAGCAAAATCAAGGGCCCGCTAACTCCTTGCAGGGTGACCATCCGCACGCCTCCAGCAGTTTCCCGGAGCAGCTTGGCTGGGATTTTATGGCTCTATCTCCTTGCTTCCGATTCCTGGTCAAATCCTTTCAGGATCCCAATGACCAGTtgccaatggttctttattgcccTGTACACACTACACAGAGAATGTCTTGCACCAGTCGCCATATTGGAACTGTTTTCTTttcgagaaacagcacggaaatgggcccttcggcccaccatgtctgcacagaccggcgatccccgcacacttacactatccaacacacactggggactatttgcacttataccaagtcaattaacctacaaacctgcacgtctttggagtgtgggaggatatcgaAGATTTCAGGGAAAACTCgcacggtctcggggagaacgtacaaaccccgtacagacagctcccatagccgggatagaacccgggtctccggcactgcaaacattgtaaggcaccaactctactgctgcgtcactgtccCGCCCTATTCACAAAAGAaaatgtccaaagtccggtccacatgcCGGTGTATTGAA from Rhinoraja longicauda isolate Sanriku21f chromosome 18, sRhiLon1.1, whole genome shotgun sequence includes:
- the kras gene encoding GTPase KRas, which codes for MTEYKLVVVGAGGVGKSALTIQLIQNHFVDEYDPTIEDSYRKQVVIDGETCLLDILDTAGQEEYSAMRDQYMRTGEGFLCVFAINNTKSFEDIHQYREQIKRVKDSDDVPMVLVGNKCDLPSRTVETRQAQDLARSYGIPYIETSAKTRQGVEDAFYTLVREISQHKVRKSNPPDESGQDCNNCKCVLL